The genomic stretch GACGAGACGAGCGCCCGGGCCGAGGTCTACGGCGCCAACAAGTACACCGAGAAGCCGCCGAGGACGTTCTGGATGTTCCTGTGGGACGCCAGCCAGGACATGACGCTCCTGCTGCTCGCCTTCTGCGCGTTCATCTCCGTCGTCATCGGGCTCGCCACCGAGGGGTGGCCCGGCGGGATGTACGACGGCCTCGGCATCATGCTCAccatcttcctcgtcgtcatgATCACCGCGGCCAGCGACTACAAGCAGTCGCTGCAGTTCCGGGACCTGGacagggagaagaagaagatcgaCATGCAGGTCACCCGCGACGGCTACCGGCAGAAGGTGTCCATCTACGACATCGTCGTCGGGGACATCGTCCACCTCTCCATCGGCGACCAGGTTCCGGCGGACGGGCTGTACGTCGACGGCTACTCGCTCGTGGTCGACGAGTCGAGCCTGTCCGGCGAGAGCGAGCCAGTGCACCTGTCCAGCGCGAACCCGTTCCTGCTCGGCGGGACCAAGGTGCAGGACGGCTCGGGGCGGATGCTGGTGACCGCGGTCGGGATGCGCACGGAGTGGGGGAACCTGATGGAGACGCTGAGCCAGGGCGGCGAGGACGAGACGCCGCTGCAGGTCAAGCTCAACGGCGTGGCCACCATCATCGGCAAGATCGGGCTGGCGTTCGCGGTGCTCACCTTCACCGTGCTCATGGCGCGGTTCCTGGTGGGCAAGGCGAACGCGCCCGGCGGGCTGCTGCGGTGGAAGGGTGCGGACGCGCTCTCGGTGCTCAACTTCTTCGCCGTCGCGGTcaccatcgtcgtcgtcgccgtgcCCGAGGGGCTGCCGCTCGCCGTCACTCTCAGCCTGGCGTTCGCCATGAAGAAGCTCATGCAGGAGCGCGCGCTCGTCAGGCACCTCTCGGCGTGCGAGACCATGGGGTCGGCGAGCTGCATCTGCACGGACAAGACCGGCACGCTCACCACCAACCACATGGTCGTCGAGAAGGTCTGGGCGTCCGGGGCGGCGCAGACGGTGAGCACCGCCAAGGGCTTCGACGAGCTTCGGTTGTCGGTGTCGGAGAACTTCACGAGGGTGCTGCTGGAGGGCGTCTTCCACTGCTCCGGCTCCGAGGTCGTCACGAGCAAGGACGGAAGGACTAGCGTCATGGGCACGCCCACCGAGACAGCCATCCTGGAGTTCGGTCTCGAGGTGGAGAAGTACACCAAGGTGGAGCACGCCGCCGCCAAGAAGCTCAAGGTGGAGCCGTTCAACTCGGTGAAGAAGACGATGGCCGTGGTCATCGCGTCGCCGAACGCCGCCGGCCACCCGCGCGCGTTCCTCAAGGGCGCGTCCGAGGTGGTCCTGAGCCGGTGcagctccgtcatcgacggcacCGGCAGCGTGGAGAAGCTCACGGACGCGAAGGCGAAGCGCGTGGCCAGCGCCATCGACGCGTTCGCGTGCGAGGCGCTGCGCACGCTCTGCCTGGCGTACCAGGACGTTGGCAGCGCCAGCGACGTCCCCGGCGACGGGTACACGCTCATCGCGGTGTTCGGCATCAAGGACCCGCTCCGCCCGGGCGTGAGGGAGGCCGTGAAGACGTGCCATGACGCGGGCATCAACGTCCGCATGGTCACCGGCGACAACATCAACACGGCCAAGGCGATCGCGAGGGAGTGCGGCATCCTCACCGACGACGGCATCGCCATCGAGGGCCCCGAGTTCAGGGCCAAGAGTCCCAATGAGATGAGAGAGCTCATACCCAAAATCCAGGCACGTACAGCTACATTGTCGTCTTCTCTGAAGAGTGAATTTGCTTGCATGGTGAAAGCTGACGCGATTGGTCTGTCTGTCGTCTGTGTCTGCAGGTGATGGCTCGGTCGTTGCCGTTGGACAAGCACACGCTGGTGACGAACCTGAGGGGCATGTTCGGCGAGGTGGTGGCGGTGACCGGAGACGGCACGAACGACGCGCCGGCGTTGCACGAGGCCGACATCGGCCTCGCCATGGGCATTGCAGGAACAGAGGTTTGTACTGTACTTTGTAGTAGCACGCTTGTTCATGACATGTCTTCCGGACGGCAACTGTTTCACGCTTGCAACAACTGCTAATCAGGTCGCCAAGGAGAACGCGGACGTGATCATCATGGACGACAACTTCTCGACCATCATCAACGTCGCCAAATGGGGCCGGTCGGTGTACATCAACATCCAGAAGTTCGTGCAGTTCCAGCTCACGGTGAACGTCGTCGCCCTGATGGTGAACTTCGTCTCTGCATCCTTCACAGGTGCGCATGCAGCTTTTCTTTCTCATCAGATAGCCGAGCTCTCAGAGTGACACATGACTGATGGATGCACAAATGAGTGATTCAGGAAGTGCCCCCCTGACGATTGTGCAACTGCTGTGGGTGAACCTGATCATGGACACCCTGGGCGCCCTGGCGCTGGCGACGGAGCCCCCCAACGACTCGATGATGCGGAGGCCGCCGGTCGGCCGAGGTGACAACTTCATCACCAGGGTGATGTGGCGGAACATCGTCGGCCAGAGCATCTACCAGCTCGCCGTGCTCGGCGTCCTCATCTTCAAGGGAAAGAGCCTCCTCCGGCTgaacgccggcgccggcgatcTCTCCGACACCCAGCTCAACACGTTCATATTCAACACCTTCGTCTTCTGCCAGGTCAGTAGAGAAGCTCACATATTTAGCAAAGTCTGAAATTTAAGCAGGCTGTTTTCATCCACACCACACTGTCTGAATGTTGACAGGTGTTCAACGAGGTGAACAGCCGGGAGATGGAGAAGATCAACGTGTTCAGCGGCATCTTCAGCAGCTGGATCTTCTCGGCGGTGGCTGGCGCCACCGCGGTGTTCCAGGTGATCATGGTGGAGCTCCTGGGGACGTTCGCGAGCACGGTGCACCTGAGCGGGAGGCTCTGGCTCGCCAGCGTGCTCATCGGCTCGGTCAGCCTGGTGATCGGCGCCGTCCTGAAGCTCATCCCTGTTGATTCCGGTAGTGACGTCTCGTCTGGTCGCCACGATGGGTACCAGCCCATCCCCACCGGCCCCAACGCCGTGTGATTTGATCTCGGAGGAGACCttctgccattcttcttctttctttttgtttttattagAAGACAAGAGAACTGAGCCCTTGGAAGCATTTACagtttggaaaaaaaaagaaacattttAGATAGGAGCGACGGTTGTATATGGCCGTCCTCAGGAATTTGATCCTGATATCTTGGCTAATTTGTCTTTGTAGCCGGCAATGTTTGTTTTCTGAATGTGGATGATAGAATCAAAGTTTTTTAGCAAATAACGAGAATCTGTGTGAAGCTTTGCATATTATTACTGGCATAGTAATGAGAATCAATATAGACCCTTCATCTTTAAATTAAGAAATTTGCTATATATATTTCTGTGATGGCGTGTTTTCTAGAAGATCCCATTGGGTGGAGAGATCTGAGCTGATCCCGATGGTCCCGTCCGTCCAAAATATGCTGAAGTAAAAGGCTCGCCCACTTAGCCACTCCTAGCCGCCGCTTCACCGAAGATTCCGAACATTCAGTACAATATTCGGCTCTGGCTTCAGCATGTTACGGACCTAACAATTGTGGCTCCTGATGCCTCCTTATCCTAGCACCAACGCACGCACACTCACGAACAAAGAGAGATGAGAGCAATGAAATTGTTTGGCATGCTATATTGTTTTGGCATTGACTATATGCAGATTCAATAGAAGCAAGCCGGGGTGATATGCCCTTTATAAGAGCTAGGCAATGCATGTGTTATTTGGACTAGTGGTAGTAGGTGGTTTGTACTGTGTAGTAGTACCATGGCATTTGCTCCAGCTTAATCACAACATTGTAATGACGATAGTATATATGTATGCACAAATTGGCATCAGTATTCATTTGCTACAATTCAAGATGATAGTCTCTCTTTACATTCCAAGGTGTTGTACATACAAGTTGTTTTACTAAACTTTATGAGCTGACTCTAAATTATATTGCTCTGTAAACATCCTAGGCTATAGTAACCATCAGAGTCGCCTGGTCAAAAGGAGAGAATAGATCAAACCAGTAACCACTGTCATT from Sorghum bicolor cultivar BTx623 chromosome 3, Sorghum_bicolor_NCBIv3, whole genome shotgun sequence encodes the following:
- the LOC8062294 gene encoding calcium-transporting ATPase 1, plasma membrane-type codes for the protein MAYLRNKSMEFLKRFEVPAKNPSEDAQRRWREAVGTLVKNRRRRFRMVPDLDKRSEVETQRRNIQEKLRVALYVQKAALQFIDAARKTEHPLPEMARQCGFSVSAEELATVVRNHDGKSLRHHRGVDGVARKVNVSLADGVKSDETSARAEVYGANKYTEKPPRTFWMFLWDASQDMTLLLLAFCAFISVVIGLATEGWPGGMYDGLGIMLTIFLVVMITAASDYKQSLQFRDLDREKKKIDMQVTRDGYRQKVSIYDIVVGDIVHLSIGDQVPADGLYVDGYSLVVDESSLSGESEPVHLSSANPFLLGGTKVQDGSGRMLVTAVGMRTEWGNLMETLSQGGEDETPLQVKLNGVATIIGKIGLAFAVLTFTVLMARFLVGKANAPGGLLRWKGADALSVLNFFAVAVTIVVVAVPEGLPLAVTLSLAFAMKKLMQERALVRHLSACETMGSASCICTDKTGTLTTNHMVVEKVWASGAAQTVSTAKGFDELRLSVSENFTRVLLEGVFHCSGSEVVTSKDGRTSVMGTPTETAILEFGLEVEKYTKVEHAAAKKLKVEPFNSVKKTMAVVIASPNAAGHPRAFLKGASEVVLSRCSSVIDGTGSVEKLTDAKAKRVASAIDAFACEALRTLCLAYQDVGSASDVPGDGYTLIAVFGIKDPLRPGVREAVKTCHDAGINVRMVTGDNINTAKAIARECGILTDDGIAIEGPEFRAKSPNEMRELIPKIQVMARSLPLDKHTLVTNLRGMFGEVVAVTGDGTNDAPALHEADIGLAMGIAGTEVAKENADVIIMDDNFSTIINVAKWGRSVYINIQKFVQFQLTVNVVALMVNFVSASFTGSAPLTIVQLLWVNLIMDTLGALALATEPPNDSMMRRPPVGRGDNFITRVMWRNIVGQSIYQLAVLGVLIFKGKSLLRLNAGAGDLSDTQLNTFIFNTFVFCQVFNEVNSREMEKINVFSGIFSSWIFSAVAGATAVFQVIMVELLGTFASTVHLSGRLWLASVLIGSVSLVIGAVLKLIPVDSGSDVSSGRHDGYQPIPTGPNAV